Proteins from a single region of Sporosarcina sp. P33:
- the ruvA gene encoding Holliday junction branch migration protein RuvA, producing the protein MYDYIKGYVTRVTPEYIVLEQSGVGWQIMTPNPFAFHVTEEVQQVFTYLHVREDAQLLIGFKTLEQRELFRKLITVSGIGPKGALAILANGLPSQVVSAIEREDEGFLVQFPGVGKKTARQMILDLKGKLHDLFTEIDLPDSEDTLLTLAESDELDEAMLALSALGYSERELKKVKPKLEKEELDTEGYMRLALKLLLKQG; encoded by the coding sequence TTGTACGATTACATAAAAGGCTATGTGACACGCGTGACACCGGAATATATCGTCCTGGAGCAATCGGGAGTCGGCTGGCAAATAATGACGCCGAATCCTTTTGCGTTTCATGTGACCGAAGAGGTGCAGCAAGTGTTCACGTATTTACACGTGCGCGAAGATGCGCAATTATTGATCGGCTTCAAGACGCTGGAGCAGCGGGAACTGTTCCGCAAACTCATTACGGTTTCGGGAATCGGGCCTAAGGGAGCGCTTGCGATCCTTGCGAACGGCTTGCCTTCTCAAGTCGTCAGTGCGATTGAGCGGGAAGACGAAGGGTTTCTCGTGCAGTTTCCGGGGGTCGGCAAAAAAACCGCGCGTCAGATGATTCTCGATCTAAAGGGCAAGCTGCATGATCTGTTTACAGAGATTGACTTGCCGGATTCCGAAGACACGTTATTGACACTTGCTGAAAGCGATGAGCTGGATGAAGCGATGCTGGCATTGTCTGCACTTGGCTATTCTGAACGGGAACTGAAGAAAGTGAAGCCGAAGCTCGAAAAAGAAGAGCTCGATACAGAAGGCTATATGAGACTTGCGTTAAAACTATTATTGAAACAAGGCTAA
- a CDS encoding NADPH-dependent FMN reductase: MTIKVKAVIGSTSSTSYNLKLVNFMAKRYKEELDITPVLINDLEMFSIDIESEPPAAVQRFKDDVKDSDAVLFAAPEYNFSIPGAMKNALDWLSRGGDFTLHGKTGFIVGASMGVFGSVRAQIHLREILSNPALAPTLLPGNEVYIGAVHTKMDEEGNITDEATIAFLDTVVQNFIAFHKKQQAVAHA; encoded by the coding sequence ATGACGATTAAAGTAAAAGCAGTAATTGGAAGTACAAGTTCAACATCATATAATTTGAAATTGGTTAACTTTATGGCTAAGCGCTATAAAGAAGAATTGGATATCACGCCGGTTCTCATTAACGATTTGGAAATGTTCTCTATAGATATTGAAAGCGAACCGCCTGCAGCAGTACAAAGATTTAAAGACGATGTGAAAGATTCAGATGCAGTATTGTTTGCAGCACCGGAATATAACTTCTCAATCCCTGGCGCAATGAAAAATGCATTGGATTGGCTGTCACGCGGCGGCGACTTTACGCTTCACGGTAAGACAGGTTTCATCGTCGGCGCTTCAATGGGTGTCTTCGGTTCAGTGAGAGCGCAGATTCATCTGCGTGAAATTCTTTCCAACCCGGCACTTGCGCCAACTTTATTGCCAGGCAACGAAGTGTATATCGGTGCGGTACACACGAAAATGGATGAAGAAGGAAATATTACGGATGAAGCAACGATTGCGTTTCTAGATACAGTCGTGCAAAACTTCATCGCATTTCATAAAAAACAGCAAGCTGTTGCGCACGCATAA
- a CDS encoding YebC/PmpR family DNA-binding transcriptional regulator — MAGHSKWKNIQNRKGAQDAKRGKIFQKMSREIYVAAKSGGGDPDTNPALRLAIDKSKSENVPNDVIQRAIDKATGTGADENYEEVIYEGYGPGGVAVLVYSLTENRNRTGPNIRVAFNKNGGSLGETGSVNYLFERKGRLFIELTEETDEDTVMMAALEAGAEDIVLTEEGFEILTEPSEFLTVKEALESENLSFISAEVDMIPSVYADLTDEQEEQFLNMIDALEDDDDVQNVYHNAGE; from the coding sequence ATGGCTGGCCATTCAAAGTGGAAAAATATCCAGAACAGAAAAGGCGCACAGGATGCAAAACGAGGAAAGATCTTTCAGAAGATGTCACGTGAGATTTACGTGGCAGCAAAGTCTGGCGGAGGCGATCCAGACACGAATCCGGCTTTACGCCTGGCAATCGATAAATCTAAGAGTGAGAATGTCCCGAATGATGTAATTCAGCGGGCAATCGATAAAGCAACAGGGACCGGTGCGGATGAAAACTACGAGGAAGTCATCTATGAAGGCTATGGACCGGGCGGCGTTGCGGTTCTCGTGTACAGTCTGACGGAGAACCGCAATCGTACAGGACCGAATATCCGCGTGGCATTCAATAAAAACGGCGGCAGTTTAGGTGAAACCGGCTCCGTCAATTATTTATTTGAACGCAAAGGCCGTTTGTTTATCGAACTTACGGAAGAAACGGACGAAGACACGGTCATGATGGCGGCTTTGGAAGCAGGGGCAGAAGATATTGTTTTGACAGAAGAAGGGTTTGAGATTCTGACGGAACCATCCGAATTCCTGACAGTGAAAGAAGCGCTGGAATCTGAAAATCTGTCATTTATTTCTGCAGAAGTAGATATGATACCTTCCGTTTATGCAGATTTGACAGACGAGCAGGAAGAACAGTTTCTGAATATGATCGATGCACTCGAAGACGACGATGATGTACAAAACGTCTATCATAATGCAGGCGAATAA
- a CDS encoding phosphotransferase: protein MTDNQRFIKIKKNVWKMESGGAQYSVKKYASLAQAVKVRQVHQLLSAQHFPHIVPIVDKSDPLLIMQPWLQDAKAVNFKRRIDRIDSFRALQALHDTKYTIDWPSISSLPHYHMLEKWEVRLARFEELRELCEAFLPPHVIEELLTYGRDALNICKKQPPPVSSLTLLHGDVVHHNILRDASGTICFIDFDLACLGTEEDERVLWMHRVLPQISYNPVFLMGEHPALQTLSNQSLAKLLYPNEVLREWLHLLSLPADQQQRMVNKLLQFTQTALSHWPGLWYDVERMMK from the coding sequence ATGACAGACAATCAGCGATTTATTAAAATTAAAAAGAATGTCTGGAAAATGGAGTCGGGCGGAGCGCAATATTCTGTAAAGAAATATGCATCACTCGCACAGGCAGTAAAGGTAAGGCAAGTTCATCAATTACTTAGTGCACAACATTTTCCGCATATTGTTCCGATTGTAGATAAATCGGATCCGCTGCTTATTATGCAGCCGTGGCTTCAAGATGCCAAAGCGGTCAATTTCAAGCGGCGGATCGACCGGATTGATTCATTTCGCGCACTGCAAGCGCTGCATGATACGAAATATACGATCGATTGGCCGTCAATTTCCAGTCTTCCGCATTATCATATGCTGGAGAAATGGGAAGTCCGGCTGGCACGATTTGAGGAATTGCGGGAGCTCTGCGAGGCTTTTCTTCCGCCCCATGTGATTGAAGAGTTACTGACGTACGGACGGGATGCGCTGAATATTTGCAAAAAGCAACCCCCGCCTGTCAGTTCACTGACACTGCTGCATGGAGATGTAGTGCACCATAATATTTTACGAGACGCATCCGGAACAATCTGTTTCATCGACTTTGATTTGGCATGCTTGGGAACGGAAGAAGATGAACGTGTGCTGTGGATGCACCGGGTTTTACCGCAAATCTCGTATAACCCGGTGTTTTTAATGGGGGAACACCCTGCGCTGCAGACGTTATCGAATCAGTCCCTTGCGAAGCTGTTATATCCGAATGAAGTGCTGAGGGAATGGCTGCATTTGCTGTCCCTGCCGGCAGACCAGCAGCAGCGGATGGTCAATAAACTCCTGCAATTCACACAAACCGCGCTCTCACATTGGCCTGGATTATGGTATGATGTAGAGCGAATGATGAAGTAG
- a CDS encoding LysM domain-containing protein, with the protein MEVHIVVKGDTLWKIARQYGIPFEELKRVNAHLANPDYIVPGMKIFLPMDKKKPPHHKGDHAKPHEKPHEKPHEKPHEKPHGKPHEKPMKPPHHEKPSKPSHEKPKPPTQQVPPLPQAPQMPQMPPMQQHPVPPKPPMQQQPAPKPPSMPQQPQQPPVHMPMPPSMPSAPIWHAVFPICGWMPIFDADCHPHMPQQPMQPLQPPVQAPIQPMPHKESSKWEAESSHHHKPVPAPMPDGWQLIESSSLHMKPALMPEMPKPKPPVMQPMPEMPKPNPPVMQPMPEQPQQPSIPPKACAPATWCPSNQDHCSPQWPVQQQWPMQPECMPAMQWWPYPPMMPMPMPPMAHHPTAPYPGQQGDCGCNTPQQQPMPMQEDWYRNQ; encoded by the coding sequence GTGGAAGTTCATATTGTCGTCAAGGGTGATACGTTATGGAAGATTGCAAGACAGTACGGTATTCCATTTGAGGAATTGAAGCGGGTGAACGCTCACCTGGCCAATCCCGATTATATTGTACCGGGCATGAAAATCTTTTTACCGATGGATAAGAAAAAACCGCCTCATCATAAAGGTGATCACGCTAAACCGCATGAGAAACCGCATGAGAAGCCACATGAGAAGCCGCACGAAAAACCGCACGGGAAACCGCATGAAAAACCGATGAAGCCGCCGCACCATGAGAAACCGTCAAAACCGTCGCATGAAAAACCAAAACCGCCGACGCAGCAGGTGCCGCCGTTACCGCAAGCACCGCAAATGCCGCAAATGCCGCCGATGCAGCAGCACCCGGTTCCGCCGAAGCCGCCGATGCAACAGCAGCCTGCACCAAAACCACCGTCTATGCCGCAGCAGCCACAGCAGCCGCCGGTTCATATGCCGATGCCGCCGAGTATGCCGTCTGCTCCGATATGGCACGCAGTATTCCCGATTTGTGGCTGGATGCCGATCTTCGACGCGGATTGTCACCCGCATATGCCACAGCAGCCGATGCAGCCATTGCAGCCGCCAGTGCAGGCACCCATTCAACCGATGCCTCACAAAGAGTCATCGAAATGGGAAGCGGAGTCATCGCATCATCATAAACCTGTCCCTGCACCGATGCCTGACGGCTGGCAGCTAATCGAGTCGAGTTCACTGCATATGAAACCTGCTCTGATGCCGGAGATGCCAAAACCAAAGCCGCCTGTTATGCAGCCGATGCCGGAGATGCCGAAGCCAAACCCGCCCGTGATGCAGCCGATGCCTGAACAACCGCAACAGCCGTCCATTCCGCCAAAAGCGTGTGCACCGGCGACTTGGTGCCCTTCAAACCAGGATCATTGTTCACCGCAATGGCCGGTTCAGCAACAATGGCCGATGCAGCCGGAGTGTATGCCGGCAATGCAGTGGTGGCCTTATCCGCCAATGATGCCTATGCCGATGCCTCCAATGGCGCACCATCCGACTGCTCCTTATCCGGGACAGCAGGGCGACTGCGGGTGTAATACGCCCCAGCAGCAGCCGATGCCAATGCAGGAGGACTGGTATCGGAACCAGTAA
- the pheA gene encoding prephenate dehydratase, with product MTEKKYVPSVAYLGPEASFTHIAASDLFGMEGLTPRPTIPDCIEAVTAGHVAYAVVPLENALEGSVPLTIDYLFNNDELFITAEISTPIEQHMLVNKSQKDHLDKLESIQSHPHALAQCHKFLQYRYRRVPLIQTTSTAAAAKSISEQPELQVAAIGNRLAAETYGLHIAEENIHDFHFNHTRFVVLSLIKEKLEHSKHASSLKTTLMVKLPEDDRPGMLHQILSVFSWRRLNLSKIESRPLKTGLGHYFFIIDINESEEHPMMIGAMEELAALGCTARSFGSYYVYESGEFVG from the coding sequence ATGACAGAAAAAAAGTATGTGCCTTCCGTTGCGTATTTGGGGCCTGAAGCATCCTTTACCCATATTGCAGCGTCCGATTTATTCGGCATGGAAGGATTGACACCGCGGCCAACGATTCCTGATTGTATCGAAGCAGTTACGGCGGGGCATGTCGCGTATGCGGTCGTACCTTTGGAAAATGCGCTGGAAGGCTCCGTGCCGCTGACAATTGATTATTTGTTTAATAATGATGAATTGTTCATTACGGCAGAGATTTCTACGCCTATTGAACAGCATATGCTAGTGAATAAATCGCAAAAGGATCACTTAGATAAACTGGAATCCATCCAGTCGCATCCTCATGCGCTGGCACAATGCCATAAGTTTTTGCAGTATCGTTACCGTCGCGTGCCGCTGATTCAGACGACTTCGACAGCAGCTGCGGCAAAATCTATTTCTGAACAGCCGGAACTGCAGGTTGCTGCAATTGGCAACCGTCTGGCAGCAGAAACGTACGGCCTACATATAGCAGAAGAAAACATTCACGATTTCCATTTTAATCATACGCGTTTCGTCGTGCTGTCGCTGATCAAAGAAAAACTGGAACATTCAAAACACGCTTCCTCATTGAAGACCACGCTGATGGTGAAGTTGCCGGAAGATGATCGTCCGGGGATGCTGCACCAGATTCTGTCCGTGTTCTCGTGGCGCCGTCTGAACTTGAGCAAGATCGAGTCCAGACCGCTGAAAACAGGCCTTGGCCATTATTTCTTTATCATTGATATCAATGAGTCTGAAGAGCATCCGATGATGATCGGTGCCATGGAAGAACTGGCAGCACTCGGCTGCACGGCACGCTCGTTTGGTTCTTATTATGTTTATGAATCCGGCGAATTTGTTGGGTGA
- a CDS encoding ACT domain-containing protein produces the protein MEQIGEGQFYLVREDVLTESMQKMLEAKRMLARGEVTTIQEATKRVGLSRSAFYKYRDAVFPFESIARDRILTIFIQLEDLKGSLAVLLEIVSEAKCNVLTIHQTIPVQGRANITLSLDVTEMEIKVEAFLQRLKAPRFIDSVDLISSGVF, from the coding sequence ATGGAACAAATCGGGGAAGGCCAGTTTTATTTAGTCCGCGAAGATGTATTGACCGAGTCAATGCAGAAAATGCTGGAAGCTAAACGAATGCTGGCAAGGGGCGAAGTGACGACGATCCAGGAGGCAACCAAACGGGTCGGTCTGTCGCGGAGTGCATTTTATAAATATCGTGATGCCGTGTTCCCGTTCGAATCAATCGCGCGGGACCGGATTTTGACGATTTTTATTCAATTGGAAGATTTGAAAGGCTCGTTAGCTGTGCTTTTAGAAATTGTCTCTGAGGCGAAGTGTAATGTGTTGACGATTCACCAGACAATTCCTGTCCAGGGACGAGCCAATATTACGTTATCGCTTGATGTAACCGAAATGGAAATTAAAGTGGAAGCTTTTTTACAGCGTCTCAAAGCACCTCGATTTATTGATTCCGTTGATTTAATCAGTTCAGGCGTGTTCTAA
- the obgE gene encoding GTPase ObgE, with translation MFVDHVKVFVKGGDGGDGMVAFRREKYIANGGPSGGDGGKGADVIFIVDEGLRTLMDFRYQRHFKADRGEHGQSKNMHGRGGKDMIVKVPPGTVVKDAETETIIADLVEHGQTAVIARGGRGGRGNSRFVTPQNTAPELSEKGEPGVSRDIILELKVLADVGLVGFPSVGKSTLLSVVSSAKPKIADYHFTTLVPNLGMIETDDHRTFVMADLPGLIEGAHEGVGLGHQFLRHIERTRVIVHVIDMSGLEGRDPFEDYQTINAELEQYNMRLTERPQIIVANKMDMPDAQENLAAFKEALGDEDIQVFPISALTRTGLDPLLYAILDLLETTPEFPMLEEVTEEEHSVLYKHESTGPDFVISRDDDGAFMLSGYTLERLFQMTDFNFDQSVRKFARQMRGMGIDDALRERGAKNGDIVRIMNYEFEFLE, from the coding sequence ATGTTTGTGGATCACGTAAAAGTATTTGTTAAAGGCGGCGACGGGGGCGACGGTATGGTTGCGTTCCGTCGTGAAAAATATATTGCCAATGGCGGACCGTCAGGTGGAGACGGCGGAAAAGGCGCAGACGTTATTTTCATTGTAGATGAAGGGCTGCGCACGCTGATGGATTTCCGTTATCAGCGTCATTTTAAAGCGGACCGCGGAGAACATGGTCAAAGTAAAAATATGCACGGACGCGGCGGAAAAGATATGATAGTGAAAGTTCCCCCTGGCACAGTCGTTAAAGATGCAGAAACGGAGACAATCATCGCCGACTTGGTCGAGCATGGCCAGACAGCAGTTATTGCCCGCGGCGGACGCGGCGGACGCGGTAACAGCCGTTTCGTAACACCTCAGAACACGGCACCGGAACTTTCCGAAAAAGGGGAGCCGGGTGTCAGCCGGGATATCATTTTGGAATTGAAAGTACTGGCGGACGTAGGCCTTGTCGGATTCCCGAGTGTCGGGAAATCTACGCTATTATCCGTTGTCTCTTCAGCGAAGCCGAAAATTGCGGACTATCATTTTACGACGCTTGTACCGAACTTGGGGATGATTGAGACAGATGATCACCGCACATTCGTTATGGCCGACCTTCCCGGTTTGATTGAAGGAGCGCACGAAGGTGTCGGTCTCGGACATCAGTTCCTGCGTCATATTGAACGTACACGGGTCATCGTGCATGTGATTGATATGTCGGGACTTGAAGGCCGTGATCCATTTGAGGATTATCAGACCATCAATGCCGAGCTGGAGCAGTATAATATGCGTCTGACCGAGCGTCCGCAAATTATTGTGGCGAATAAAATGGACATGCCAGACGCGCAGGAAAATCTGGCAGCGTTCAAAGAAGCACTGGGTGATGAAGATATTCAAGTATTCCCGATCTCTGCTTTGACAAGAACCGGATTAGATCCGCTGCTTTATGCAATCCTCGATCTGCTTGAGACAACACCGGAATTCCCGATGCTGGAAGAAGTGACGGAAGAAGAACATTCTGTACTGTATAAACACGAATCTACAGGACCTGATTTCGTTATTTCACGTGACGATGATGGTGCGTTCATGTTGTCCGGTTATACGCTGGAGCGTTTGTTCCAGATGACCGATTTCAACTTCGACCAATCAGTCCGCAAGTTTGCGCGTCAGATGCGCGGTATGGGAATCGACGATGCATTGCGTGAGCGCGGTGCGAAAAACGGCGATATCGTACGCATCATGAATTACGAGTTCGAATTCTTGGAGTAA
- a CDS encoding Spo0B domain-containing protein: protein MGKNELNVSQAVKFSRHDHMNDLQLILMYIDMGKYAEARNCILEKTGDMQRQSVLQKLCMPKTEEWIITLGWRYPALNVQLYCDITEKVDSHLTDDALVDYLEEVVLAVQSKIERYADCPVTIEVTTDKTSWSIQLIFTELYAKLPDIPEHSSQLTVEVHGEPDQWTFTVSGQLGGL, encoded by the coding sequence ATGGGAAAGAATGAACTAAATGTGTCGCAGGCAGTGAAATTCAGTCGACACGATCATATGAATGATCTGCAATTGATCCTTATGTATATCGACATGGGGAAATATGCGGAAGCGAGAAACTGCATCCTCGAGAAAACGGGCGATATGCAGCGGCAGTCAGTGCTTCAAAAGCTTTGCATGCCGAAAACAGAGGAATGGATTATCACACTCGGGTGGCGGTATCCAGCTCTGAATGTGCAACTGTATTGTGATATTACAGAGAAAGTGGACTCACATTTGACTGATGATGCACTTGTCGATTACTTGGAAGAAGTCGTGCTGGCGGTTCAATCAAAAATTGAGCGCTACGCAGATTGTCCTGTGACAATTGAAGTCACGACAGACAAGACATCTTGGAGTATTCAACTGATATTTACAGAACTGTATGCGAAGCTGCCAGACATCCCAGAACACTCATCACAGCTAACGGTCGAAGTCCACGGTGAACCGGATCAATGGACGTTTACTGTCAGTGGACAATTAGGAGGATTATAA
- the rpmA gene encoding 50S ribosomal protein L27, translating to MLRLDLQFFASKKGVGSTKNGRDSESKRLGAKRADGQFVSGGSILYRQRGTKIHAGENVGRGGDDTLFAKVDGVVRFERLGRDKKKVSVYPATQEA from the coding sequence ATGTTACGTTTGGATCTTCAGTTTTTCGCATCGAAAAAAGGAGTAGGTTCTACAAAGAACGGTCGTGACTCCGAATCGAAACGTCTTGGCGCTAAGCGTGCAGACGGACAATTCGTTTCCGGCGGATCTATCCTTTATCGCCAGCGCGGAACAAAAATTCACGCAGGTGAAAACGTTGGCCGCGGTGGAGATGATACTCTATTCGCAAAAGTTGACGGCGTCGTTCGTTTTGAACGTCTTGGCCGCGACAAAAAGAAAGTCAGTGTCTACCCAGCAACTCAAGAAGCGTAA
- a CDS encoding ribosomal-processing cysteine protease Prp, protein MIHVRIKKEPSGRISAFEMDGHANFAEHGQDLVCAGASAVSFGVVNAITQLTSIEPDIEQGSDGGYLRVSFPATEQDAEVQLLLQAMIISLQTIELDYADFIKLSFDK, encoded by the coding sequence ATGATACATGTCCGAATTAAAAAAGAGCCTTCCGGGCGCATCTCGGCATTCGAGATGGATGGTCATGCAAACTTTGCAGAACACGGACAAGATCTGGTCTGTGCCGGTGCTTCCGCCGTATCTTTTGGTGTGGTGAACGCCATCACACAATTGACTTCGATTGAACCCGATATCGAGCAAGGTTCGGACGGCGGATACTTACGCGTGTCATTTCCGGCAACGGAACAAGATGCTGAAGTTCAGCTGCTCCTGCAAGCGATGATCATCTCTTTACAGACGATTGAATTAGACTATGCAGATTTTATAAAATTATCCTTTGATAAGTAG
- the rplU gene encoding 50S ribosomal protein L21: MYAIIETGGKQIKVEAGQEIFIEKIAGEADEVVTFDKVLMVGGDDVKVGAPFVEGATVTGKVVKQGRAKKLVVFKYKAKKNYHKKQGHRQPYTKIVIDGINL; encoded by the coding sequence ATGTACGCAATTATTGAAACTGGTGGTAAACAAATCAAAGTTGAAGCAGGCCAAGAAATCTTCATCGAGAAGATCGCTGGTGAAGCTGATGAAGTGGTAACGTTTGACAAGGTGCTAATGGTGGGCGGAGATGACGTGAAAGTCGGTGCTCCATTCGTAGAAGGCGCAACTGTAACAGGTAAGGTTGTCAAGCAAGGCCGCGCGAAGAAACTCGTTGTATTCAAATACAAAGCGAAAAAGAACTATCATAAAAAACAAGGTCACCGTCAGCCATACACGAAAATCGTGATCGACGGAATCAACCTGTAA
- a CDS encoding metalloprotease has protein sequence MKFRIHPVLLPIFLFFMIVGGVSLYAMLLFSLLFHEAGHVFAAKRAGMKIKSCTILPYGGELQFVTRQLASKRQRLITALGGPAATAVLLCIGWFLPFPGDAQFVKIQLILLSVNLLPILPLDGGQVVSVLLETEDTKYVTRSNFLLYSIIASAALCVFFIAYLPDSLPIVIISSFLAIQNIISYRFRRYEQVFEQLTRKETSFF, from the coding sequence ATGAAGTTTCGAATTCATCCGGTATTATTGCCGATTTTTTTATTTTTTATGATCGTCGGCGGTGTTTCATTGTACGCTATGCTCTTATTCTCCTTACTTTTTCATGAAGCCGGACATGTTTTTGCGGCTAAGCGGGCCGGGATGAAGATCAAAAGTTGTACGATATTACCGTATGGAGGGGAACTGCAATTTGTTACTCGGCAGCTGGCAAGCAAACGGCAACGGCTGATTACTGCGCTGGGAGGACCTGCCGCAACAGCCGTTCTGTTATGTATCGGATGGTTTTTGCCGTTTCCGGGAGATGCGCAGTTCGTGAAAATCCAGCTGATCCTTCTCAGCGTCAATCTTTTGCCGATTTTGCCGCTTGACGGCGGACAAGTCGTGTCTGTCCTTCTAGAAACCGAAGATACAAAATACGTCACCCGCTCAAACTTCCTGCTGTACTCCATCATCGCATCCGCAGCTCTTTGCGTGTTTTTTATTGCCTACTTGCCGGACAGCCTGCCAATCGTCATTATTAGTTCGTTCCTCGCGATACAGAACATTATTTCGTACCGTTTCAGAAGGTATGAACAGGTTTTTGAACAGCTCACGAGAAAAGAAACTTCATTCTTTTAA
- a CDS encoding peptidoglycan DD-metalloendopeptidase family protein codes for MKWKTKWIIACLLVVSVVALSKMEERQLVNIPITQYVTTGKDFVVMKKWVSSWIAEDESITVSADSSFDPFATFESFQPYQDGAIISYQQPHAITSHGNGLVVFTGYTRQSGKTVTVQYDTGDEVTYGFVGSFSTLPYTAVRLGDEIAVMDEEAVYIRVKRNGIPLEPTVLATYMSGGKQ; via the coding sequence GTGAAGTGGAAAACAAAATGGATCATCGCATGTTTATTGGTCGTGTCTGTTGTGGCTTTGTCAAAAATGGAAGAGCGCCAGCTTGTCAATATACCGATTACGCAATATGTGACAACAGGTAAAGATTTCGTGGTGATGAAGAAATGGGTTTCGTCATGGATTGCGGAAGATGAATCCATCACGGTATCCGCAGATTCTTCATTTGACCCGTTTGCAACCTTTGAATCGTTCCAGCCGTATCAAGATGGTGCCATTATTTCGTATCAGCAGCCGCACGCGATTACTTCGCACGGAAACGGGCTGGTAGTGTTTACAGGCTACACCCGGCAGTCCGGCAAGACGGTGACGGTGCAATATGATACAGGAGATGAAGTGACGTACGGCTTTGTCGGGTCATTTTCAACACTTCCATATACGGCTGTGAGACTCGGAGATGAAATTGCGGTGATGGATGAAGAAGCGGTGTATATTCGTGTGAAGCGCAACGGGATTCCGCTGGAGCCGACTGTGCTCGCGACGTATATGTCAGGCGGCAAGCAATGA
- the minD gene encoding septum site-determining protein MinD, translated as MGEAIVITSGKGGVGKTTTSANLGTALALQGKKVCLIDTDIGLRNLDVILGLENRIIYDLVDVVEDRCKVHQALVKDKRFEDRLFLLPAAQTTDKSAVNPEQMKKLVLELKSEYDYVLIDCPAGIEQGYKNAIAGADRAIVVTTPEISAVRDADRIIGLLEAEEGIEPPKLIINRIRSQMMESGETLDVNEITTHLSIDLLGIVMDDQNVISASNKGEPVVMDPTNPAAIGYRNIARRILGESVPLMTMEKSKSGFFGKIKNMFSK; from the coding sequence TTGGGAGAAGCAATTGTTATTACTTCTGGTAAAGGCGGCGTTGGGAAAACGACCACGTCTGCCAATCTAGGCACCGCTCTTGCGCTACAAGGGAAAAAAGTCTGTTTAATTGATACAGATATCGGTCTGCGTAACTTGGACGTCATTCTTGGCTTGGAAAACCGGATCATTTATGATTTGGTCGATGTGGTTGAGGATCGCTGTAAAGTGCACCAGGCTCTTGTCAAAGACAAGCGCTTTGAAGACCGGTTATTCTTACTGCCGGCGGCGCAGACAACAGATAAGAGTGCCGTGAATCCGGAACAAATGAAAAAACTCGTTTTGGAATTGAAGTCTGAATATGATTATGTGCTGATTGACTGCCCTGCAGGAATCGAGCAAGGATACAAAAACGCGATTGCCGGTGCAGACCGCGCGATTGTTGTGACGACGCCGGAAATTTCTGCTGTCCGTGACGCAGACCGCATTATTGGACTGCTCGAAGCGGAAGAAGGAATTGAACCGCCGAAACTGATCATCAACCGAATCCGCAGCCAGATGATGGAAAGCGGAGAAACATTGGATGTTAACGAAATTACTACGCATTTGTCGATTGATTTATTAGGGATCGTAATGGATGACCAAAACGTCATTTCTGCTTCCAATAAAGGTGAACCTGTCGTGATGGATCCGACGAATCCGGCAGCAATCGGCTACCGCAACATCGCCCGCCGCATCTTGGGCGAATCTGTGCCATTGATGACAATGGAGAAAAGCAAGTCAGGATTTTTCGGCAAGATCAAGAACATGTTCAGCAAATAA